From one Mobula hypostoma chromosome 28, sMobHyp1.1, whole genome shotgun sequence genomic stretch:
- the LOC134338880 gene encoding transmembrane protein 200A-like — MSAGNTAATKSHGNFGQSSTDQRGKASRAKVDKSVKGKLNMRSPAGLFIVFGLLIVVVGIAIAVVGYWPHKHHAQASVSHQRRNGSESADETQRARVRLQPQPAQKNQKLKLIGPLIMGIGLFVFICANTVLHENRDRETKLLARRNIYPAAGQAGGEEGNEPEGGRHHPAPASADAGLGCSEPCCAVEGGGGATCPKHAPSAETWADCRKAAKCNMTAQLLYHKRPSPSTSLCSVASDSCNSSEGNLNVPLNCDDDSSVVSASIVLPVIKLNNCVIDTPVIKAAVEDIEAGHPVVTASTEDLSKLESHGCVRSGSIRSADGALSIMGADRPLQDDAFPNRSIEGLLSPGAARKAYASDLQLHTLCGHSKSFDLGKNADRLGGQRKERQHRSWPRLDCSYIKKYLKLESKGDCVDRLLEQTEREFGGEEQNL, encoded by the coding sequence ATGAGCGCAGGGAACACTGCAGCTACGAAGAGTCACGGGAACTTTGGCCAGTCCAGCACAGACCAGCGTGGTAAAGCATCAAGAGCGAAGGTTGATAAAAGCGTTAAAGGAAAACTTAATATGCGATCTCCTGCGGGGCTTTTCATCGTCTTCGGGCTGTTGATAGTCGTGGTGGGGATTGCTATAGCTGTTGTTGGCTATTGGCCCCATAAGCACCACGCCCAGGCGTCGGTGAGTCACCAACGAAGGAACGGTAGCGAGTCGGCCGATGAGACTCAACGTGCAAGGGTGAGGCTTCAGCCCCAACCAGCGCAGAAGAACCAAAAGCTTAAGTTAATTGGCCCGCTGATCATGGGCATTGGGTTATTCGTGTTCATCTGCGCCAACACGGTGCTGCACGAAAACCGCGACAGGGAGACCAAACTTCTGGCGCGGCGAAACATTTACCCCGCCGCTGGCCAGGCTGGCGGCGAAGAGGGTAACGAGCCGGAAGGGGGTCGGCACCATCCCGCTCCGGCCAGCGCGGACGCCGGTCTCGGGTGCTCGGAGCCGTGCTGTGCCGTTGAAGGGGGCGGCGGCGCCACCTGTCCCAAACACGCTCCGAGCGCAGAAACGTGGGCAGACTGCCGCAAGGCTGCCAAGTGTAACATGACTGCCCAGCTGCTGTATCATAAAAGACCTTCTCCGTCCACCTCCCTCTGTAGCGTGGCCTCAGACTCTTGCAACTCCAGTGAGGGAAACCTTAACGTGCCTTTGAATTGCGACGACGACTCTTCAGTTGTTTCCGCCTCAATAGTATTACCGGTTATTAAACTCAACAACTGCGTTATTGACACGCCGGTTATTAAAGCTGCGGTGGAAGATATTGAAGCTGGGCACCCGGTGGTCACGGCGTCCACGGAAGATTTGAGCAAGCTGGAGAGCCACGGATGCGTTCGGTCCGGGAGCATCCGCAGCGCTGACGGTGCTCTGAGCATAATGGGGGCGGACCGTCCCTTACAGGACGACGCCTTTCCCAACAGGTCGATCGAAGGCCTGCTGTCCCCGGGGGCCGCCAGAAAAGCGTACGCTTCGGACTTGCAGCTGCACACGCTGTGCGGTCACTCCAAGTCGTTCGACCTCGGGAAGAACGCGGACAGGCTCGGCGGCCAGaggaaagaaaggcagcacaggaGTTGGCCACGTTTGGATTGCAGCTACATAAAAAAGTACCTGAAGCTGGAAAGCAAAGGCGACTGCGTGGACAGGTTACTTGAGCAGACTGAACGGGAGTTCGGAGGTGAGGAGCAAAACCTGTAG